Within the Arachis duranensis cultivar V14167 chromosome 10, aradu.V14167.gnm2.J7QH, whole genome shotgun sequence genome, the region GCTCTTAAATATGGGTTTTTGATGAACTCAGGGCTAGCCATAAACATAATTATGAAGTTCATAAACTCATCCTGCAGAATCCAGAAAAGATACATTATCATGCATAAGTAAAAGTAGTTGGGAGACAAATGATTAATCTCAGAAAAAGCACTTGGAGATGGAGTATACCAGCACAACTCCATCCAAGGCCTTGGGAATCCGGGAAGCAAATATTAGAAGTTCCATGGCATCTTCTACAAAATGCTCAGGCATAGTTGCAAATTCCATTGGGCAAGTCGATTGTAGAGGCATCTTAAATCCACCAACCAAGCTAACCAACCAAACAATCATCAAACGGTAGAAGGATAGTGCATTCTGAATAAGCGTGTTATCCTGAGGAAATAAAATTGAGATGAATATATTGAATCTTTTAAGCTAAAAGGACTTTAACAACttgtaagaaaataatataatgaGTCGTTAAGCAAGGGTTTCGTACTCATTAGCAATAATACatattttcttccattttccATGCTATTGTCAGAACCAATAATAAATCCCTATGTTGGATCAAGTTATCAATCATCCATGATTTTGACACACATGGGAGTAGTGATAGAAAAGTTTGTAAAATACACTGATTGCACCAAGGAATAGATCAGGTCATAGCGTAATAATAATTATCCAATTTAAATCATTAATGCAATCATAATTCATAAGTGGATGTATATAATTAGTCCGCATACAATGTAATTTATATTAAagcaattcaaaaaaaattcccTAAAGTTCTTGGATCCATTATCAAGTATTACATCTAGAACTAGAAAGCTATTCAACATTATGAAATAACTGAAACAcctaggaagaagaagaagagagaggcaGGAACCAGGAAGCAGAGGAGCAACTTATTTCATTTTGGTATATATTACTTGTAATTCTATTTACAAAGATAAGAAACATGTAACAAAtggagaaaaaaataagatttacCCGCAATATTTGAGCTTCATAACAAAGCTTTTCCTGTGAGTACGATTCCAATTCTTTCTCAAGTCTAGTTATATCCAATTGCAATTGGGGGGTGGGAGATTGCTCTTGCATAGCTTTTAGTGTTGAAAGAGCATCTTCACATCTAGAAATATCCTGGAAAGAATATGACTCCTgacttcagattttacaaacttgGATGTAATCATTCAAAGGTTTACAGTTCAAAGCAAATAAGAAATAGGggaatatttaatatttaaagttaAAAGAGTCCATAAAACAATAGTAATTCCCCAACATGTGTTACCTGAACTAAGTGTTTGAAATCAGAAAATGCTTTTAAAAGGCCCAAGTTGAGCACTCTTGCAGTCATAAAGAAGCATTCACAAATGAAATGATATTCCGTCTTTTCACCATGTCCAGAAATTTCATTTGAAAGCTCACCAGCATTACTACCAGAACTACTTGCTTCTTGAGATTGCTCCAAGCGTTTCTGGCCATCATTATTTTGATTGTTTCCATTAGCCCGTTTATTGCTATTAAGCCATTCAGTAACTTCTTCCGATGATGCATGTAGAGCAGTCAACCCACTAAATAGGATTATACCAAGTTATTTAAAGAGGGTGACATGAAACTTCCACAAGGAACTTAGCATTTACTATATATGAGCCTCACCTTAGCTTCAAACGGTTGGAGTAGTGTACATATTTTGGatcaattttattccttttggtTAAATTTGCATCTAAAAATGGCTCACAAAGATGAAGCATGACAGCACTGAGATTTACAAACATGCCTGAACTTGCACAAGTTATAGGGTCAACCTGTTTTTCAAAGGAATAAAAAAGGCATAAGTATTCTCACAatacataaaaacataaattaaggaAGAAATTTACCTGTATATGAGCCCTGGATGCATTTATATTGATCACCTCGGCAAGATACTCAAGTACACTATCACGAGTATCTTTACTCTTAAGGAGAATGAAGAGAACTTCATAGAGGCCATCATACAAATTATTCATGACAGTTTTGATAGTCGAGAATGAAGATAATAAATCTGCTGGTCGTCGAGTTGATGCATCAGAAAAGCACTGTTGTCTGGATTTTAAAGGAGGTTAAAAGAAATTGTTAAAATATACGAACTCAATTCAATACCCCACCTGAAAACTGAAAGAGATCCAAACTATGGTACTTGGAATAAATAGATAGACTTCAAAATGAAAGATAATATAGTGAAACCTAGAGTATGACTGAAAATAAAGATCAACACCTAACAGATTGGAAGCGACAAGTGAGTAGGGGGCTGCGTAACACTTTGGCATTGTGTTTACTGAACATCTTGGTCTTTTCTCAACGGGGATATACATGTTCATAAATCTAATCCACCAAGCACTACTAAAAGGTTACTTATTACTTAGTAAACATTCTATCAGTTGTCTTCTCCAAATAGTTGAACTGTCAAAACTAGTTAGTGCTACTCTCCATTGTTTTCTAACTATGAGAAAAGCAAGCCTACAACATAATCCCctaggctgcgtttgtttttgTTCCCTACTGAACTTAGAAAGATacgaaaaacacacaaacaagAATCAAGTCTCACCCAACGTCAGGCTGGCTCCTGAAAAAGGTTTGATCAGGAAGAGCACTAATGTGAAAGAAGGGACCCAAAATGCTGGTCATCTCAATGGCACGGCCATTCATATAAACCCCTTTGGGAATCCACCACTCATGGCTCACAAGTGACTTTGCACCAACAGGGAATCTCACCAAGAACAACAAAGCCCTCAAAGAGTCCTGAAAGTTCCCAAGAGCAGAAACCTTCATCACACTTCCTCTCAGCTCCTCATACAGTCCTTTCAAGATTGGGTCCAGGCTGTCAAAATCCGAGTCCCTAAAGAACTCCTCAAGAAACCCCGGTGGACTCTTTGGCCCTCCGCCACCACTGCTACCTCCGAACGCGTCGATGCCACCGCCAACCTCCGCGAATATCAGCGGCAGCAGAGGCGACGCGGTTCCCGAACCGGAACTTTGATTCCGGTTCTGAAACAGCTCCGGATTGCCGAGGTGAATCCTGCAGTATGAGACGCACA harbors:
- the LOC107471184 gene encoding probable ubiquitin conjugation factor E4 encodes the protein MAAAKPQRTPQEVEDIIIRKIFLVSITDSAATNADSRNVYLELTAAEILSEGKDLRLSRDLMERVLIDRLSGDFPGVGESPFQYLTGCYHRAHEEAKKIANMKDKTLRSEMEAVVKQAKKLCVSYCRIHLGNPELFQNRNQSSGSGTASPLLPLIFAEVGGGIDAFGGSSGGGGPKSPPGFLEEFFRDSDFDSLDPILKGLYEELRGSVMKVSALGNFQDSLRALLFLVRFPVGAKSLVSHEWWIPKGVYMNGRAIEMTSILGPFFHISALPDQTFFRSQPDVGQQCFSDASTRRPADLLSSFSTIKTVMNNLYDGLYEVLFILLKSKDTRDSVLEYLAEVININASRAHIQVDPITCASSGMFVNLSAVMLHLCEPFLDANLTKRNKIDPKYVHYSNRLKLSGLTALHASSEEVTEWLNSNKRANGNNQNNDGQKRLEQSQEASSSGSNAGELSNEISGHGEKTEYHFICECFFMTARVLNLGLLKAFSDFKHLVQDISRCEDALSTLKAMQEQSPTPQLQLDITRLEKELESYSQEKLCYEAQILRDNTLIQNALSFYRLMIVWLVSLVGGFKMPLQSTCPMEFATMPEHFVEDAMELLIFASRIPKALDGVVLDEFMNFIIMFMASPEFIKNPYLRAKMVEVLNCWMPRRSGSSATATLFEGHQLSLEYLVRNLLKLYVDIEFTGSHTQFYDKFNIRHNIAELLEYLWQVPSHRNAWRQIAKEEEKGVYLNFLNFLINDSIYLLDESLNKILELKELEAEMSNTAEWERRPLQERQERTRLFHSQENIIRIDMKLANEDVSMLAFTSEQITAPFLLPEMVERVASMLNYFLLQLVGPQRKSLSLKDPEKYEFRPKHLLKQIVHVYVHLARGDSNSIFPAAISKDGRSYNDQLFSAAAEVLHRIGEDGRIIQEFIQLGAKAKVAASEAMDTEATLGEIPDEFLDPIQYTLMKDPVILPSSRIVVDRPVIQRHLLSDSSDPFNRSHLTADMLIPDTELKARIEEFVKSQEMKKRSEGISIQSTKDTIQTTNGEMLID